One segment of Pelecanus crispus isolate bPelCri1 chromosome 2, bPelCri1.pri, whole genome shotgun sequence DNA contains the following:
- the LOC104026254 gene encoding transmembrane protein 14C, whose protein sequence is MEYDWLGFGYAALVAVGGVVGYAKAGSVPSLAAGLLFSGLAGLGAYQQSKDPKNVWLSLVASGTLSTVMGMRFYNSRKAMPGIIAGASLLMVGRLGLQIMEKPLKP, encoded by the exons ATGGAGTACGACTGGCTGGGCTTCGGCTACGCGGCGCTGGTGGCGGTGGGCGGCGTCGTCGGCTACGCCAAGGCAG GCAGCGTCCCTTCTCTAGCAGCTGGTCTTCTCTTTAGTGGCTTAGCAGGACTAGGTGCCTACCAGCAGTCCAAGGATCCAAAAAATGTGTGGCTTTCCCTCG TGGCATCTGGAACCTTGTCTACTGTTATGGGAATGAGATTTTATAACTCCAGAAAAGCAATGCCTGGGATAATTGCTGGTGCCAG TTTACTGATGGTTGGACGGCTTGGATTGCAGATCATGGAAAAGCCTCTTAAGCCATAA